A genomic region of Paenibacillus sp. PL2-23 contains the following coding sequences:
- a CDS encoding SDR family oxidoreductase, producing the protein MKKTVLITGASGGIGYVLAYRFAEAGYRLVLVARSSDKLQQLARELKDTYRASCMTVTKDLGVESEIAALHKELLEQEIEVDVLVNNAGFGLYGEFVETDLEQELNMIDLNVCSLTMLTKLFVPAMVRKGTGGVLNVASVAAFQPGPLMAVYYATKAYVLSFSEALENELKGTGVTVTALCPGPTQTGFSDRANLGTSKLFKSGAMDVRKVADIGYNGFLQGKSVVIPGAQYRLLTLLIRFMPRKLVTSIVRSIQGKA; encoded by the coding sequence ATGAAAAAAACCGTATTAATTACAGGAGCATCTGGAGGGATCGGGTACGTGCTCGCTTATCGTTTTGCTGAGGCTGGGTATCGTCTGGTGCTTGTGGCACGGAGCTCAGACAAGCTGCAGCAGCTGGCGAGAGAGTTGAAGGATACGTACAGGGCTTCATGCATGACTGTAACGAAGGATCTGGGGGTAGAGAGCGAGATTGCTGCCTTGCACAAGGAGCTTCTGGAGCAAGAGATCGAGGTTGATGTGCTCGTCAACAATGCGGGCTTTGGATTGTACGGTGAATTTGTGGAAACAGATCTTGAGCAGGAGCTGAATATGATTGACCTGAACGTTTGTTCACTTACCATGCTTACGAAGCTGTTCGTCCCAGCTATGGTGAGGAAGGGGACGGGGGGTGTGCTGAATGTAGCTTCGGTAGCGGCATTCCAGCCTGGACCGTTGATGGCGGTCTATTATGCTACCAAAGCGTACGTATTATCATTCTCAGAAGCTCTTGAGAATGAGCTCAAGGGTACGGGGGTAACGGTGACAGCGCTATGCCCGGGGCCAACCCAGACAGGATTTAGCGACCGGGCGAATTTGGGCACGTCCAAGCTGTTCAAGAGTGGTGCGATGGATGTTCGCAAAGTGGCCGACATCGGGTATAATGGTTTTTTACAAGGGAAATCGGTTGTTATACCAGGGGCTCAGTACAGGCTGCTGACACTGCTGATCCGCTTTATGCCGCGCAAGCTGGTGACTTCAATCGTTCGTAGTATTCAGGGCAAAGCCTAA
- a CDS encoding DUF4230 domain-containing protein, which yields MDTNRNSIDEKDEKIAQLERLLIELKEGQMQSAATIALDHNARSLSPPKGIFKFFLKAAGVKMILAILVILIIASGGAWLFAGSTFKQESVTFVEHVQQLATLATAEAHMKAVIQEEDNKIFGKDIPIDLPGTKRELLLVVPGTVIAGVDLKGITSEDMEINEETKQIDITLPHAKLIQEPSLQMDQILAIDKGGIFRGDVKWDEGFALAAKAQEQIRQDAISVGLLDTAEKSAEKVLKEFFKNIGYTVNVTFKS from the coding sequence ATGGACACAAATAGAAACTCTATAGACGAAAAAGATGAAAAAATTGCCCAGCTCGAAAGACTATTAATAGAATTGAAGGAAGGACAAATGCAAAGCGCTGCAACCATCGCTTTAGATCATAACGCAAGATCTTTATCTCCCCCGAAAGGAATATTTAAGTTTTTCTTAAAAGCTGCTGGAGTGAAGATGATATTGGCCATTCTTGTTATATTAATCATTGCTTCAGGAGGCGCTTGGCTATTTGCGGGCAGTACCTTCAAGCAAGAATCAGTCACGTTTGTTGAACATGTCCAACAACTGGCCACATTGGCAACCGCTGAGGCTCATATGAAAGCGGTTATACAAGAAGAGGACAATAAGATTTTCGGAAAAGACATCCCTATTGATCTTCCAGGAACAAAGCGAGAGCTCCTATTGGTTGTACCTGGAACGGTTATTGCAGGTGTTGATTTGAAAGGAATCACTTCTGAGGACATGGAAATTAATGAAGAAACAAAACAAATTGACATTACCCTTCCTCATGCCAAGCTTATCCAGGAGCCATCCTTACAGATGGATCAAATATTAGCCATTGACAAAGGCGGGATTTTCCGTGGAGATGTGAAATGGGATGAAGGTTTTGCCCTGGCCGCTAAGGCACAAGAGCAAATTCGTCAAGATGCCATCTCTGTTGGTTTACTAGATACTGCAGAGAAAAGTGCAGAAAAAGTGTTGAAGGAATTTTTTAAAAATATTGGCTATACGGTAAATGTCACTTTTAAAAGCTGA
- a CDS encoding S-layer homology domain-containing protein — MKKRKPIAMLMSFIMMLSVLPIVPITAHADANGCDASARAAYGGLGGTELFLGGKYIELGISNWGDFGTEGTKPANFHGTHTYPYNQHRSNIGMSADHDGFCQGIDMPIDYYLPGTAKEGFSVGYATHPDGIRSNDFRSNMALMDGRQPVTNGPILKGKEMSTTVINTSQVDKGILSATIVSTWINRSLTKDNPVMEVRQVISFHEDDKFYRNDVTLTNISDQSDYPRSWTSTRYSRSLDPDNTVDQNDMRFYETRNVVTHTIAEDGIAVVKAESHLDDDRLYQVFGSRMPIFYYSEDPAARGSVFGGYTTNPYTDAVYTTPRQKNLPWVNDVSIGMSWDAGPLEPGERSEVFTYYTSLDERVFEEVIADIQLDERGLQPFEETEANDGTVSGKQKVAISGATLVETLDMNHIRVNNLPAGLGFAATRLSDSEIEMELTGAAAQHRKEASVDNLSVTVGKNNLIGSSADLTTKTFSVTFMDPALLALDKGIVTGNVNGELDEALTLSITNGTFATDISIDDIVVHHLPDGLSATLTGASAHELQIGFSGATADMVDVNTAYVTVQAGGLIGSPTDLRTNTFKIDFPEIEPFVVVQSPLYESEANDGSIADQLVLTLVDGTWDSNATDAVNAVNWPAGLEPGEAILNSPTQMTVSINGQASSHEWIDSIQEAQVEIMGIPSNTFSIMFRSPLSFITASPDVLHNAGDGSIAETLTVTLHNGRFAGEVMSSGVTVNNLPEGLGFDVARISDTQLELQFTGQATKKLEASSFASVTVDAGNVMDAVSSLTSNPVDIRVPDDASLAVLDAMHLTWDTIREENVLQTSVQTNVWLPATGIYGSNITWTTSKDSVISLDGTVVRPSFEEGDQEVTLTAELVNGTSTQTKIFELIVKKLAGTDEQSVNEDADQVTWDMIRQKNVIQDSVTYDLNLPSEGEYGSSLTWTTSQAAVIDTNGKVVRPQKEEGDQQVTLVVRISKGDAAVTTTFDLIVIALEDDVQAQLDEVIGTLRIGYADQDSAQSVTQDITLISEGFYDAEVVWTSHRSELISHTGKVNRPLKDTVVRITARVTKDGFFREKDFFVTVKGTSGISLPQDEDDVEIGYAPGDSADHVTKNLYLTKLGHTGSEVTWASDKPAVISNSGRVNRPGPDEADEIVELTATLRDPDNPLITRTKTFRVTVIKLSDQEAVDEAAKKLKIDDAAEFVDGDIWEGVTEAFLLLKQGAYDTDITWESNTPSVIEVDLEGEQAQVNVTRQREEKHVILTATFTRNDKTATKRYLIIVKALGITKDGGTRLDTVRDAKLATLQDGAPVEQSIKILRTVMSNGTKIDTIIVDDNGMYDLVASIDPNDPDALNRLVTITHDDDELEHADEIAVEIPATAITTMAGRNISLHIGSDLASIQLDEASVKAIEDMGTDLYFRVAPVNQTQDQARIQSNAMNIGATKITLADNEQIQTIGKPRVIESNYHGVITEVLIPLSDFSDQIPVGSSAERDVFLNSLRIYVEHSDGEFAVYTPQRMVYTNAGVPTAAAFQISKFSSFQLIRLVEGSTGGGSTGPGTLPALEPVSEEEFPLTCKRVQELQDLNEVIEVNTESWTIKLNAADLNLEDISLLFDGQERDHCEIVMKVTIVEADEDQEDEFKKAAEHREVDVVGDQVYISIEAVYDGQTRPVTSRGKMEFTLPIPDGMKITTGVLYREGNLHHQPTYVFIENGRYYARINSFETGLFGLIWNPQQFADVENHWSKLDVNDMYSRLVVNGVNEASYEPEREITRAEFTAILVRALGIVRHELVVPKFSDVPDKAWYQGEMAVAIENGLIEGYPDGTFRPGNNITRQEAMMIMKRAMTITELESSLSEELYLKLLLTFVDGNTIADWAESAVQSNLSTGIIVGRNGRLDLNAGITRAETSAIVRRLLILSELINP; from the coding sequence ATGAAGAAACGCAAACCAATTGCCATGCTGATGTCATTCATTATGATGCTGTCTGTACTTCCAATTGTCCCGATAACGGCACACGCCGATGCAAATGGCTGTGATGCAAGCGCCAGAGCTGCATATGGAGGCCTTGGTGGTACAGAGCTTTTCCTAGGCGGCAAATATATTGAGCTTGGGATCAGCAATTGGGGGGATTTCGGCACAGAGGGTACCAAGCCTGCTAACTTTCATGGCACGCATACCTATCCGTATAACCAACATAGAAGCAATATTGGAATGAGCGCAGATCATGACGGCTTCTGTCAAGGAATTGATATGCCAATAGACTACTATTTGCCGGGTACTGCAAAAGAAGGATTTTCAGTAGGATATGCGACTCACCCGGATGGCATTAGAAGTAATGATTTCAGATCCAATATGGCTTTGATGGACGGCAGGCAGCCTGTAACAAATGGACCAATCCTCAAAGGCAAGGAGATGTCCACCACCGTAATCAATACCTCGCAAGTGGATAAAGGCATTCTGAGCGCAACCATCGTCTCGACTTGGATTAATAGAAGTTTAACGAAGGATAATCCTGTAATGGAAGTGAGGCAAGTGATATCCTTCCATGAGGACGATAAGTTTTATCGGAATGATGTCACCCTTACGAATATTTCGGATCAAAGTGATTATCCACGAAGCTGGACAAGCACAAGGTATTCACGCTCGCTTGATCCTGACAATACCGTAGACCAAAACGATATGAGATTTTATGAAACTAGAAATGTGGTTACCCATACGATAGCCGAAGACGGCATTGCTGTGGTCAAAGCGGAATCACATCTAGATGATGATCGGTTATACCAAGTATTCGGCTCAAGGATGCCGATTTTCTATTATTCCGAGGATCCGGCAGCAAGAGGCTCCGTCTTTGGCGGCTATACAACCAATCCTTATACTGATGCCGTATATACGACACCTCGACAGAAGAATTTGCCTTGGGTTAACGATGTGTCGATCGGAATGAGTTGGGATGCGGGTCCTCTGGAGCCAGGTGAGAGGAGTGAAGTCTTTACCTACTATACGAGCTTGGATGAGCGAGTATTTGAAGAAGTCATTGCGGACATCCAATTGGATGAACGGGGTCTGCAGCCTTTCGAGGAGACGGAAGCGAATGATGGTACGGTATCCGGTAAACAGAAAGTGGCGATTTCCGGGGCGACACTTGTCGAGACGCTGGATATGAATCATATTCGCGTCAATAATCTTCCAGCGGGCTTAGGCTTTGCGGCCACTCGCTTGAGTGACAGTGAGATCGAAATGGAGTTGACGGGTGCGGCTGCCCAGCATCGCAAGGAAGCATCGGTCGACAACTTATCTGTAACGGTCGGTAAAAATAATTTGATAGGGTCTTCAGCAGATCTTACGACCAAGACGTTCAGTGTGACATTTATGGATCCTGCCCTGCTTGCTTTGGATAAAGGGATCGTGACGGGGAATGTGAACGGTGAACTCGATGAGGCGCTTACATTGTCCATTACGAACGGTACATTCGCCACAGATATTTCGATAGATGACATCGTGGTCCATCATCTTCCTGATGGTCTAAGTGCGACATTGACAGGAGCCTCTGCCCATGAGCTGCAGATTGGATTTAGTGGAGCGACGGCGGATATGGTGGATGTGAATACGGCGTACGTAACGGTACAAGCAGGTGGGCTGATTGGAAGCCCGACGGATTTAAGGACGAATACGTTCAAAATTGACTTTCCGGAAATAGAGCCCTTTGTGGTTGTGCAATCCCCCCTATACGAGTCGGAAGCCAATGATGGCAGTATCGCTGACCAATTGGTGTTAACGCTTGTAGACGGTACTTGGGATTCCAATGCTACAGATGCAGTTAATGCGGTCAATTGGCCAGCAGGCTTGGAACCGGGGGAGGCTATACTGAACAGTCCAACCCAAATGACGGTTTCCATCAACGGGCAAGCAAGCAGTCATGAATGGATTGATAGTATTCAAGAGGCACAAGTTGAAATCATGGGCATCCCGTCCAACACGTTTTCGATTATGTTCCGTTCACCACTGTCGTTTATTACAGCCTCACCTGATGTGCTCCATAATGCGGGCGACGGCTCCATAGCAGAGACACTGACGGTTACGCTGCATAATGGCAGATTTGCAGGTGAAGTCATGAGCTCGGGTGTGACGGTCAACAATCTACCGGAGGGGCTTGGCTTCGACGTGGCGCGTATAAGCGACACCCAACTGGAGCTACAGTTCACAGGACAGGCAACCAAGAAGCTCGAAGCTTCTTCATTCGCCTCAGTTACTGTTGATGCTGGTAATGTGATGGACGCTGTGTCGTCGTTAACCTCCAATCCTGTAGATATTCGGGTTCCAGATGATGCGTCATTAGCTGTTCTGGATGCCATGCATCTGACTTGGGATACGATAAGGGAAGAGAATGTCCTACAGACCTCCGTTCAAACGAATGTATGGCTCCCAGCTACAGGAATATACGGCAGCAATATAACGTGGACGACCTCGAAGGATTCCGTCATTTCTCTTGACGGTACCGTGGTTAGACCTTCTTTTGAAGAGGGGGATCAGGAGGTCACCTTAACAGCGGAGCTTGTGAACGGTACTTCCACACAAACCAAGATTTTTGAGCTTATTGTCAAGAAATTGGCAGGCACAGACGAGCAATCGGTCAATGAGGATGCGGACCAAGTGACATGGGACATGATCCGGCAGAAGAATGTGATACAGGATAGTGTTACCTATGACTTGAATCTGCCAAGCGAAGGGGAATACGGCAGCAGTTTGACTTGGACCACTTCGCAAGCCGCTGTCATTGACACGAATGGCAAGGTAGTACGTCCACAGAAAGAGGAGGGCGACCAGCAGGTCACTTTAGTTGTAAGAATCAGCAAAGGTGATGCTGCCGTTACAACAACCTTTGATCTTATTGTTATAGCTCTGGAAGACGATGTTCAAGCTCAACTGGACGAAGTCATCGGCACATTGAGAATTGGTTATGCTGACCAGGATTCGGCGCAAAGTGTGACACAGGATATTACACTGATCTCTGAGGGTTTTTATGATGCTGAGGTCGTATGGACCAGTCACCGTAGCGAGCTAATCAGTCATACCGGAAAAGTGAACCGTCCCCTTAAGGATACGGTGGTAAGAATAACAGCGCGAGTCACGAAGGACGGCTTCTTTCGAGAAAAGGACTTTTTCGTCACAGTGAAAGGAACAAGTGGAATCAGTCTCCCGCAGGATGAGGATGATGTAGAAATTGGATATGCACCTGGGGATTCAGCGGACCATGTCACAAAAAACTTGTACCTGACGAAGCTTGGTCATACGGGCTCTGAAGTGACTTGGGCTTCGGACAAGCCAGCCGTTATCTCGAACAGCGGACGAGTGAATCGACCGGGTCCAGATGAAGCTGACGAAATAGTTGAGCTTACGGCAACACTTAGGGACCCTGACAACCCGCTCATCACAAGAACGAAGACCTTTAGGGTCACGGTTATCAAGCTGAGTGATCAGGAGGCGGTTGACGAAGCGGCCAAGAAGCTGAAGATTGATGATGCGGCCGAATTCGTAGACGGAGACATCTGGGAAGGGGTTACAGAGGCGTTTCTTCTCCTGAAGCAAGGTGCATATGATACGGATATTACATGGGAATCGAATACACCTTCCGTGATCGAGGTCGACCTGGAGGGCGAACAGGCGCAAGTAAACGTCACCCGGCAACGGGAAGAGAAGCATGTCATCTTGACGGCTACGTTTACAAGAAACGATAAGACCGCTACAAAGCGATACTTAATTATCGTAAAGGCATTGGGCATTACCAAGGACGGCGGCACTCGATTGGACACGGTCAGAGATGCTAAGCTGGCAACGCTACAAGACGGGGCTCCAGTAGAGCAGAGCATCAAGATTCTGCGGACAGTCATGTCTAACGGGACCAAGATTGACACGATTATAGTCGATGATAATGGGATGTATGACTTGGTTGCATCGATTGACCCGAACGATCCTGATGCGTTAAATCGTCTTGTCACCATCACCCATGATGATGATGAGCTTGAGCATGCGGATGAAATTGCTGTCGAAATTCCAGCGACGGCTATAACAACGATGGCAGGTCGGAACATATCCCTGCATATTGGAAGTGACCTGGCTTCGATTCAGCTGGATGAAGCAAGTGTGAAAGCAATCGAGGATATGGGGACAGATTTGTACTTTAGAGTTGCACCTGTGAACCAAACACAAGATCAGGCAAGGATTCAGAGTAACGCAATGAATATTGGCGCTACTAAGATTACTTTAGCCGATAACGAGCAGATTCAGACGATTGGAAAGCCGAGAGTCATCGAGTCGAACTATCATGGGGTGATTACAGAGGTTCTTATTCCTTTGTCAGATTTCTCCGATCAGATCCCGGTTGGAAGCTCAGCAGAAAGAGACGTATTCTTGAATAGTCTCAGGATTTATGTGGAGCATAGTGACGGAGAATTTGCAGTGTATACACCGCAGCGAATGGTATATACGAATGCTGGTGTGCCGACTGCGGCTGCATTCCAAATTAGCAAATTCAGCAGCTTCCAGCTGATTCGCTTGGTTGAGGGCAGCACAGGAGGCGGATCGACTGGTCCTGGCACCCTGCCGGCACTTGAACCGGTATCGGAGGAAGAATTCCCATTAACTTGCAAGAGGGTGCAGGAGCTTCAGGACCTGAATGAAGTTATTGAGGTGAATACCGAGAGCTGGACGATTAAGCTGAATGCCGCTGACTTGAATTTGGAAGATATAAGTCTGTTATTTGACGGGCAAGAAAGGGATCATTGCGAGATTGTAATGAAAGTTACAATCGTCGAAGCAGATGAAGACCAAGAGGACGAGTTCAAGAAAGCGGCTGAACACAGGGAAGTTGATGTCGTAGGAGATCAGGTGTACATCTCGATCGAAGCTGTATATGACGGACAAACTAGGCCGGTGACGAGCCGCGGAAAGATGGAGTTCACATTGCCGATTCCGGATGGCATGAAGATTACGACAGGCGTATTGTACAGGGAAGGGAATCTGCATCATCAACCAACGTATGTATTCATTGAGAATGGACGTTATTATGCTCGCATCAACAGCTTTGAAACCGGACTTTTCGGACTGATCTGGAACCCGCAGCAATTCGCAGATGTAGAGAACCATTGGAGCAAGCTGGACGTAAACGACATGTACTCTAGACTTGTTGTGAACGGGGTTAACGAAGCCTCCTACGAGCCAGAGCGTGAAATAACGAGGGCGGAATTCACCGCTATCTTGGTCAGGGCTCTGGGAATCGTAAGACATGAGTTGGTTGTACCGAAATTTAGCGATGTGCCTGACAAAGCATGGTATCAGGGAGAGATGGCCGTCGCCATCGAGAACGGACTAATAGAAGGGTATCCTGACGGAACGTTCAGACCGGGTAACAACATCACGCGACAAGAAGCGATGATGATTATGAAGAGAGCGATGACCATCACGGAGTTGGAGTCGTCGCTTAGCGAGGAGTTATATCTAAAGCTTCTTCTAACCTTCGTGGATGGGAATACCATTGCGGATTGGGCAGAATCAGCCGTCCAGAGCAATCTTTCTACGGGAATTATTGTTGGAAGAAATGGACGATTGGATCTAAATGCGGGCATTACACGTGCGGAGACCTCGGCAATAGTGAGGAGATTATTGATTCTATCGGAACTCATTAATCCGTAG
- a CDS encoding metalloregulator ArsR/SmtB family transcription factor: MGAVETFRSCIPLFQALSDPARQDIILLLAQEDSLSVNEIAEHSKLSRPAISHHLKILRDNKLVDIEQKGTQRHYSLALNSAVELLKELIVTVETTCDLGESKPS; this comes from the coding sequence ATGGGTGCTGTAGAAACGTTTCGATCATGCATACCATTGTTTCAAGCGTTAAGCGACCCTGCAAGGCAGGATATTATTCTGTTATTGGCTCAAGAGGACTCTCTGTCTGTTAATGAAATTGCGGAGCATTCCAAGCTGTCCAGACCTGCCATCTCTCACCATCTGAAGATTCTTCGGGATAACAAGCTGGTTGATATCGAGCAAAAAGGGACTCAGCGTCACTATTCCTTAGCGCTTAACAGTGCGGTGGAATTGCTCAAGGAGCTGATCGTAACTGTCGAGACGACCTGCGATTTGGGCGAGAGCAAGCCTTCCTGA